A single genomic interval of Antarcticibacterium arcticum harbors:
- a CDS encoding helix-turn-helix domain-containing protein, translated as MPTSIITTDDLREFKLELLEEIKNLITKQSSGTLKKYLKSSDVMDLLQVSPGTLQNLRINGTLPYTKVGGIIYYDAVEIQNVMTANRVHHKFE; from the coding sequence ATGCCAACAAGTATCATTACCACAGACGATCTTCGGGAGTTCAAATTAGAATTGCTCGAGGAGATTAAAAATCTCATCACCAAACAATCATCAGGAACTTTAAAGAAATATTTAAAATCTTCCGATGTAATGGACCTGCTCCAGGTAAGTCCGGGAACTCTTCAAAATCTAAGAATTAACGGCACCCTACCCTACACCAAAGTTGGAGGAATTATTTACTATGATGCCGTGGAAATCCAAAACGTGATGACCGCCAATCGGGTACATCACAAATTTGAATAA
- a CDS encoding conjugal transfer protein — protein MRTKILILGMAIFFSLNTRAQGMPVYDNTNFISLVKSLVESAKQTSQLLKTAEFLKQQKENLEKVNNVVKQLKAVQEIGRNNQRLINVMQNDLQDILNSPYIKPEEIQRVTESFSSIVENSLETMDFIDEILSSDYLKMSDADRAYILKEKEEESKIMVSEITLKTKRYRDIISFRKMQDKINNRETEY, from the coding sequence ATGAGAACAAAAATTTTAATTCTTGGAATGGCTATCTTTTTTAGTCTAAACACCCGGGCCCAGGGAATGCCGGTTTACGATAATACGAACTTTATCAGCCTGGTGAAGTCGCTGGTCGAATCTGCCAAGCAAACTTCCCAACTTTTAAAAACTGCTGAATTCCTGAAACAGCAGAAAGAAAATCTTGAAAAAGTAAACAATGTAGTTAAGCAGTTAAAAGCCGTACAGGAAATAGGCCGGAACAATCAACGTCTTATCAACGTAATGCAGAATGACTTACAGGACATTCTTAACTCACCCTATATCAAACCAGAGGAAATCCAACGGGTGACTGAATCTTTTAGCTCCATTGTAGAAAACTCATTGGAAACAATGGACTTTATTGATGAAATCCTGTCCAGCGATTACCTCAAAATGAGCGATGCCGACCGTGCGTACATCCTAAAAGAAAAAGAAGAAGAATCCAAAATTATGGTTTCAGAAATCACATTGAAAACGAAGCGATACCGTGATATTATTTCTTTCCGAAAGATGCAGGATAAAATCAATAATCGTGAAACAGAATATTAA
- a CDS encoding Fur family transcriptional regulator, with amino-acid sequence MKKDLKKQLEQKKVRPTAIRLLVLDTLQRQKTAVGLDDLEEALEKADRITLYRTLKTFEEMKLVHRIEDGAGATKFALCGEGCECAPKDIHVHFYCNNCEETFCLPKSEVPEVPLPEKFLPVETKVLVKGICQNCAS; translated from the coding sequence ATGAAAAAGGATTTAAAAAAACAACTTGAACAAAAGAAGGTACGGCCAACAGCCATTCGTTTGCTGGTACTGGATACACTTCAAAGACAAAAGACAGCAGTAGGCTTGGATGATTTAGAAGAGGCTCTTGAAAAGGCCGACCGGATCACCCTGTACCGTACGTTGAAAACCTTTGAAGAAATGAAACTGGTACACCGGATAGAAGATGGAGCAGGAGCAACTAAATTTGCTTTATGCGGAGAAGGATGTGAATGCGCTCCTAAAGATATCCATGTCCATTTTTACTGTAATAATTGTGAAGAAACTTTCTGTCTGCCAAAATCTGAAGTTCCGGAAGTGCCCTTACCCGAAAAATTTCTTCCGGTGGAGACTAAAGTTCTTGTAAAGGGCATTTGTCAAAACTGTGCAAGTTGA
- a CDS encoding helix-turn-helix domain-containing protein has translation MMFDTSIHWTTFFYLLIDTIIVLIAVIQNAKLKRLSLRRYITLGLLYVAYNLTGGFLPTKNFPDPIIVQYIITYGVAIVLCVYLIYYLYKDYDIVFLKYGSTIRNIAILVGGCFILLFLIPYFLTNSLNAARIYFTIPVSIIAFIFLGLFYRRISNIDNPNSFVSKKNKLAIISISCLALLPILTVIGDYQWLTFTVMNLAFYAITVIEVNRYLRFLKNKPEAFEVFASQKVEGNEALKNKIYYGDLTRREVEVALSILRGLPYKEIARDFFIAESTVSKHASNIFKKTAVKNRGQFISRFEPKKK, from the coding sequence ATGATGTTTGACACCTCAATCCATTGGACGACCTTTTTTTACCTATTGATTGACACAATTATTGTACTTATTGCTGTCATTCAAAATGCAAAGCTAAAACGCCTCAGTCTAAGAAGGTATATAACTCTCGGGTTGCTGTACGTTGCTTACAACTTAACCGGGGGATTTTTGCCAACCAAAAACTTTCCTGATCCAATAATTGTTCAATACATCATTACATATGGCGTTGCAATAGTACTATGTGTGTACTTAATTTATTATTTGTATAAGGATTATGATATTGTATTTTTAAAGTATGGCTCTACCATCCGCAATATTGCTATACTCGTTGGTGGTTGTTTCATTCTTTTATTTTTAATCCCTTATTTCCTTACAAATTCTTTAAATGCAGCAAGGATTTATTTCACGATCCCGGTTTCAATTATAGCATTTATTTTTCTCGGCTTATTTTACAGAAGGATTTCAAACATCGACAATCCAAATTCTTTTGTTTCTAAAAAAAATAAGTTAGCCATCATAAGTATCTCTTGCCTAGCCCTTTTGCCCATACTAACAGTTATAGGTGATTATCAATGGTTAACCTTCACTGTAATGAACCTGGCTTTCTATGCAATAACAGTTATTGAAGTAAATAGATACCTCCGTTTTCTGAAGAATAAGCCTGAAGCCTTCGAAGTCTTTGCTTCTCAAAAAGTAGAAGGAAATGAAGCCCTGAAAAACAAAATATACTATGGAGATCTGACAAGAAGGGAAGTTGAAGTTGCATTATCCATTTTACGAGGATTACCTTATAAAGAAATTGCCAGAGATTTTTTCATAGCAGAAAGCACTGTTTCTAAACATGCCTCAAATATTTTTAAAAAAACTGCGGTCAAGAATAGAGGTCAATTTATATCCCGCTTCGAGCCAAAGAAGAAATAG
- a CDS encoding N-acetylmuramoyl-L-alanine amidase family protein, producing the protein MRLKNVIFLVLLLKMCVIFGQGKEHQKRIIVDVGHGGKDPGAIGINGIQEKDVVLAIGKEMIRLNKLIFGDEYDIYLTRYDDSFFSLSERINLAKSLRGDIFISLHCNSFYSDARGMEIFTFISESKKFEYNTRTSIALGNEILRGSTFKINIENRGMKFADFQVLREMFKFCPAILIEVGFLNNPVEAVHFSRPSGITAIALAILSGINNHLKSE; encoded by the coding sequence ATGAGGCTGAAAAACGTCATTTTTCTGGTTTTGCTCCTGAAAATGTGTGTCATTTTTGGGCAGGGAAAAGAACATCAAAAAAGAATTATTGTCGATGTTGGTCATGGAGGAAAAGACCCTGGTGCGATCGGAATAAATGGAATCCAGGAAAAAGATGTTGTACTGGCCATAGGAAAAGAAATGATCAGGCTCAATAAATTAATATTTGGAGATGAGTATGATATTTATCTTACAAGATATGATGATAGTTTTTTCAGCCTTTCAGAAAGAATCAACTTAGCAAAATCATTAAGGGGAGATATATTTATTTCCTTGCATTGCAATTCATTTTATAGCGATGCCCGGGGAATGGAAATTTTTACATTTATTTCTGAATCCAAAAAATTTGAGTATAACACCAGAACTTCAATTGCTCTTGGGAATGAAATTCTAAGAGGGTCTACTTTTAAAATAAACATTGAAAACAGGGGGATGAAGTTTGCCGATTTTCAGGTATTGAGGGAAATGTTTAAGTTTTGTCCCGCTATTCTAATTGAAGTAGGTTTTCTAAATAATCCGGTTGAGGCAGTGCATTTTTCGAGACCATCAGGTATTACAGCAATAGCATTGGCTATTTTGTCAGGAATAAATAATCATTTAAAATCGGAATAA
- a CDS encoding P-loop NTPase family protein, protein MVNPSKIIEGGVEFSLGKFDGKSVLYDFPKILVYLNAKGKLLFGEKFKIYEEDRDIILKLSSYFIKDKKSCQKSGIDVEKGLLLSGPVGCGKTSLMKLLRHLVPLQRPYEMIPCRNVVFSFNHLGYKTIEDYGNTKLYCFDDLGIEPPGRFYGKDCNVMGEVLLSRHELFLQTNQKVKTHATTNLNAEELEERYGNRVRSRMRELFNLVAFDETAGDKRK, encoded by the coding sequence ATGGTCAACCCCTCTAAAATAATCGAAGGCGGTGTAGAATTTTCGCTGGGGAAATTTGATGGAAAATCGGTGCTTTACGATTTTCCTAAAATCCTGGTGTACCTCAATGCAAAGGGAAAGCTTTTATTTGGTGAAAAATTCAAGATCTACGAGGAAGACCGAGATATTATACTAAAGTTGAGTTCTTACTTTATCAAAGACAAAAAGAGCTGCCAGAAGTCTGGAATTGATGTTGAAAAAGGCCTTTTACTGTCAGGTCCCGTAGGATGTGGAAAAACCAGCCTAATGAAACTTCTCCGTCACCTGGTTCCCCTGCAAAGACCTTACGAGATGATTCCATGCCGCAACGTTGTTTTTAGCTTTAATCATCTTGGCTATAAAACAATCGAAGATTACGGAAACACTAAACTCTACTGCTTTGATGATTTAGGGATAGAACCCCCCGGAAGGTTCTACGGAAAAGATTGTAATGTTATGGGAGAAGTGCTGTTATCGCGTCATGAACTTTTTCTTCAGACAAATCAAAAGGTTAAAACTCACGCCACAACAAACCTGAATGCCGAGGAACTGGAAGAACGTTACGGAAACAGAGTCCGAAGCCGAATGCGAGAATTATTCAATCTTGTTGCTTTTGATGAGACCGCGGGAGATAAAAGAAAATAG
- a CDS encoding lipoprotein signal peptidase, translating into MKGRTVVIWVLLLLLIDQAIKVYIKTNFYYGEEIKVLVLDWFRLHFLENSGMAWGLNFGNGDLAKLFLTLFRLGAVIWGFFYIKKIIHKKYSQGYILSVALIFAGALDNLFDNFFYGLIFERSDPVTENLADAFPTGGGYAGLMYGRVVDMWYFPIIDTKLLDWIPIWGGNDFEFFQPVFNTADVWITIGVMGLIIFQNRVRKKEQ; encoded by the coding sequence ATGAAAGGAAGAACGGTAGTTATATGGGTGTTATTGTTGTTGCTTATCGACCAGGCAATAAAAGTCTATATAAAGACGAATTTTTACTATGGTGAAGAAATAAAGGTCCTTGTACTTGATTGGTTTCGCCTGCATTTTTTAGAAAACTCAGGAATGGCCTGGGGCTTAAATTTTGGGAATGGAGATTTAGCTAAGTTATTTCTCACCTTGTTCAGGTTAGGTGCTGTAATTTGGGGCTTCTTTTATATTAAAAAGATTATTCATAAAAAATATAGCCAAGGTTACATTTTATCTGTGGCACTTATATTCGCCGGAGCTTTAGATAATCTGTTTGACAACTTTTTCTACGGGTTGATATTTGAGAGGAGCGATCCAGTCACAGAGAATTTGGCTGATGCCTTTCCTACTGGTGGTGGTTATGCTGGTTTGATGTACGGTCGTGTTGTAGATATGTGGTACTTTCCTATTATTGATACAAAACTTCTTGATTGGATCCCTATTTGGGGTGGAAATGATTTTGAGTTTTTCCAACCTGTATTTAATACTGCTGATGTGTGGATAACCATCGGAGTGATGGGGCTTATAATTTTTCAAAATAGAGTTCGAAAAAAGGAGCAATAG
- a CDS encoding conjugal transfer protein TraK, with the protein MKTPYKNIYAVLRINRFIVLAVIICSSLSSFFAVWMAYNINKKALNNAFAINTDGSIIPLKLVTQKENFKVEALSHLQLFHNYFYNIDASNYEKNLEKALWLGNSSVDNLYRQKKADGVYNRLLQYSLVQKVLSIDSQIQEKNGTYSFRTVTIFKINRGSIIDTYELVSTGNLIVVDRNFPNNPHGLLITNYFEKSLKKLNNENP; encoded by the coding sequence ATGAAAACACCTTATAAAAATATTTATGCCGTCCTTAGAATAAATAGGTTCATCGTCTTGGCCGTCATCATCTGTTCCTCATTATCCAGCTTCTTTGCCGTTTGGATGGCATATAACATTAATAAAAAGGCCTTGAACAATGCTTTTGCCATCAATACCGATGGAAGTATCATTCCATTAAAACTCGTTACTCAAAAGGAAAACTTTAAAGTTGAAGCCTTGTCTCATTTACAGCTTTTTCACAATTATTTCTACAACATCGATGCAAGCAATTATGAAAAGAACTTGGAAAAGGCACTATGGCTTGGGAACAGTTCTGTTGACAACCTCTACCGTCAAAAAAAGGCCGATGGTGTCTATAATCGGTTGTTGCAATATTCATTAGTCCAAAAGGTGCTCAGCATTGATTCCCAAATCCAAGAAAAGAATGGGACCTACAGCTTTAGAACTGTTACCATTTTTAAAATCAACCGGGGATCGATTATCGATACTTACGAGTTGGTTTCCACCGGTAACCTTATTGTCGTTGATCGGAATTTCCCCAACAATCCACACGGATTATTGATCACCAACTATTTCGAGAAATCCCTTAAAAAACTGAACAATGAAAATCCATAA
- a CDS encoding arsenic resistance protein, with the protein MNAINNYQTLIIALAVGLGLLLGQIAAFKLYAEYLIVPFLMVMLFGLFLNIPLKNLLSSFSNLKFISANLVINFVWTPIIAYLLGLLLLKEHLSLWIGFVMLMVTPCTDWYLIFTGIAKGNTSLAAAVLPVNLILQLILLPVYLLLFFGRTGSVDPAILWESILLVLLVPFLLAQLIKFWSSKRRKKALMEKKILPFFETAQIIFLALAIVAMFASQGEYLTNNLSVLYILLVPILIFFIVNFLVSRFGSYLLKFNYEDSASLSLTTLARNSPIALAIALTAFPDDPLISLVLVIGPLLELPILALVSQVLLRIRNGRNNLS; encoded by the coding sequence ATGAACGCAATAAATAACTATCAAACGTTAATAATAGCATTAGCGGTAGGTTTAGGCCTGCTCCTGGGTCAGATAGCAGCCTTTAAATTGTATGCAGAATACCTGATAGTGCCTTTCTTAATGGTGATGCTTTTCGGCTTATTTCTCAATATTCCTTTGAAAAATCTGCTTTCCAGCTTTTCCAACCTCAAATTCATATCAGCAAATCTGGTTATAAATTTTGTCTGGACACCAATTATTGCCTATCTATTAGGGCTACTGCTGTTAAAGGAACATTTGAGCTTGTGGATAGGATTTGTTATGCTGATGGTTACCCCCTGTACAGACTGGTATTTGATCTTTACAGGAATAGCCAAAGGAAACACTTCCCTGGCTGCCGCCGTTTTGCCGGTAAACTTGATCCTGCAATTGATCCTGCTTCCCGTTTACCTGCTGTTGTTTTTCGGAAGAACAGGATCTGTGGATCCAGCAATCTTGTGGGAGAGTATCCTCCTGGTGCTTCTGGTTCCATTTCTATTGGCACAGCTCATAAAATTCTGGAGTTCTAAACGTAGAAAAAAAGCGTTGATGGAGAAGAAGATCCTTCCCTTTTTTGAAACGGCACAGATTATTTTTTTGGCATTGGCCATCGTGGCTATGTTTGCATCACAGGGAGAATATTTAACTAATAATCTAAGCGTACTTTATATTCTTCTTGTCCCAATTCTAATATTTTTTATCGTGAACTTCCTGGTTAGCCGTTTTGGAAGTTATCTTTTGAAGTTTAATTATGAGGATTCGGCAAGCCTGAGTTTGACCACTCTTGCCAGAAACTCACCCATAGCACTGGCCATTGCACTCACTGCCTTTCCTGATGATCCATTGATTTCCCTGGTGCTGGTAATAGGTCCCTTATTGGAACTGCCCATATTGGCACTCGTATCTCAAGTGTTACTGCGAATAAGGAATGGTCGCAACAATCTATCTTAA
- a CDS encoding cation transporter, whose protein sequence is MLLLILGLMLLGEVVRRFFTETEPIGWAMIITATVNAASNLLAMHLLKSYREKGAHMKASIIFTTNDMLVNLGIVLSGIAVMLFNSALPDLIISLITVGIVLQGGWKILKEARDARRGAKSNSQR, encoded by the coding sequence GTGCTTTTGCTTATACTGGGCTTGATGTTGCTTGGTGAGGTGGTAAGACGTTTCTTTACGGAAACCGAACCAATAGGTTGGGCAATGATCATTACGGCAACAGTGAATGCGGCGAGTAATCTTCTTGCCATGCATTTGTTGAAATCTTATAGGGAAAAAGGCGCACACATGAAAGCTTCCATCATATTTACCACCAATGATATGCTTGTTAATTTAGGAATTGTATTATCCGGTATTGCTGTGATGCTGTTTAATTCTGCTCTTCCGGATTTGATCATCAGCCTTATAACTGTTGGTATCGTGCTACAAGGAGGTTGGAAAATCCTTAAGGAAGCAAGAGATGCAAGAAGGGGAGCTAAAAGCAACAGTCAAAGATGA
- a CDS encoding RteC domain-containing protein — protein MNPELLSYKLSEELKEIELHSKNILEQSYRSIEVCRNLLITLKREVIAKGFDSIEAEIEFFKTIKQAPLVHLIYFSEIHSFEIQFPKADKNSQLKFIKKKIGKLNRFFLYNLDFGQYVNSGAIHFDKEYYTRDYLDSYHITTSKFYFQDPDFCSPRDMLLGKFNAYNNLVTYLDERMSNLENNLNGKEVKQHATEKIHWPFTNSDWVELVYALWYNGLRNQNGLSIMKVSQKLQEIFDYTPRDIYKTNQDIKGRKNSRTLFLDRLATSLLSEMDKSEE, from the coding sequence ATGAATCCAGAATTGCTCTCATACAAGCTATCGGAAGAACTAAAGGAAATCGAACTTCACAGTAAGAATATCCTTGAGCAATCCTATCGCTCTATTGAAGTATGTCGCAACCTACTCATTACACTCAAAAGAGAAGTCATAGCTAAAGGCTTTGACTCTATTGAAGCCGAAATTGAATTCTTTAAAACAATAAAACAGGCTCCCCTTGTTCATCTAATTTATTTCTCAGAAATTCATTCCTTTGAAATCCAGTTTCCAAAAGCGGATAAAAACTCCCAGCTTAAATTCATCAAAAAGAAAATTGGTAAGCTAAACCGTTTCTTTCTGTACAATTTGGATTTTGGGCAGTATGTCAATTCAGGTGCCATCCATTTCGACAAAGAATATTATACCCGGGATTATCTGGATAGCTATCATATCACTACTTCTAAATTCTATTTTCAGGACCCTGATTTTTGCTCGCCCAGGGATATGCTCTTAGGAAAATTCAACGCCTACAATAATTTGGTTACTTATCTGGATGAACGAATGTCCAATCTTGAAAATAATCTTAATGGGAAAGAGGTAAAGCAGCACGCTACCGAAAAAATACATTGGCCATTTACTAATTCAGATTGGGTGGAATTGGTTTATGCCCTATGGTATAATGGACTTCGGAACCAGAATGGCCTCAGCATTATGAAGGTTTCGCAAAAGCTTCAGGAAATTTTTGATTATACACCAAGGGACATCTACAAAACCAACCAGGATATCAAGGGCAGAAAAAATAGCAGGACGTTATTCCTGGATCGATTAGCGACCTCACTACTCTCTGAAATGGATAAGAGCGAAGAATAG
- a CDS encoding TraG family conjugative transposon ATPase — protein sequence MNKINLSDFAPIIDIQNNIIFANNGNVVLCYEGILPEVYSLSEKDLEDLHGVWFQALKSLPTGSVVHKQDIYLKKSYSAELLPNTTFLEKATHDHFQGRLFMEHRCYLFFILTKNKALNNPKYVNPFRKISKGIPQEIDDNLKRFISSVSDSVSYINNSRKMSFLPLGAAEIQSLSNSFFNGFQNGFDTDMLLDKSNIQVGDNYFDALAINSERCFGETVQSSKINERFTSDDFIFHQGFIDGLGLTLNENHMVNQIFYLDDKQKWRKLLDNKIEELQKSSNFGSQNKVVLGKIQHILDQINADDTSRIIRGHLNVIYWAKEAGELAQIASKVKTKFKELDITPYYPRGEERKNYVLNSYCCFSSNFSNADLYVTDLKHALCLLINNTNYKSDPTGIIFNDREHNIPVLKDVWDEKKKRIKARNFAIFAPTGEGKSFLANNILRQYFESGVRLVIIDLGGSYTKFAKLYPENYIVLRYESGKNLGINPFYISNSKDITPERLEDLSMFLFELFGSDLKVTKTQSVSVKKILRHYYSNVSEKHSLDSFYRFIESNQKDLLPKLKIHPDYFNTVNFLHVMSEYVGDGLYSFLFEISEDQTYKIEDKRLIVFELDEVKDNKEVLSVMLKLIKSAIQRTIWKNPAEKGIILFDEFAKQLKFENVLESVEFYYQAIRKQNGAIGIILQSINQLPNNSTSASILENTQVIYSLHNEKGYNELAKRLNLSSHDLNQLKSIRNNLSGVRKYTEMFIKIGKESNVFRLEVPREVYAAYLTDGFENEEIMKLYEKHQDMEKAITEYSSKKIKI from the coding sequence ATGAACAAGATCAATCTATCTGACTTTGCTCCTATTATAGATATTCAGAACAATATCATTTTTGCTAATAATGGAAATGTAGTTCTGTGCTATGAGGGTATCCTACCTGAAGTTTATTCTTTATCTGAAAAGGATCTTGAAGACCTACATGGGGTTTGGTTCCAGGCTTTAAAATCTTTGCCCACTGGAAGTGTGGTACACAAACAGGACATTTATTTAAAAAAATCTTATTCAGCAGAGTTATTACCCAATACAACCTTTTTAGAAAAAGCAACTCATGACCATTTCCAGGGTAGGCTATTTATGGAACATCGCTGCTATTTATTTTTTATCCTCACCAAAAATAAAGCTTTAAATAATCCAAAGTATGTCAATCCATTTCGAAAAATTTCTAAAGGAATACCTCAGGAAATTGATGATAATCTCAAAAGGTTTATCAGCTCGGTCAGCGATTCGGTCTCCTATATCAATAACAGCCGTAAAATGTCCTTTCTTCCTTTGGGTGCTGCGGAAATTCAGTCTTTGAGCAATAGCTTCTTTAATGGTTTTCAAAATGGATTTGATACAGATATGCTGCTCGATAAATCTAATATTCAGGTTGGCGATAATTATTTTGATGCCCTGGCTATCAACAGCGAACGCTGTTTTGGCGAAACTGTTCAGAGCAGTAAGATCAATGAGAGGTTTACTTCCGATGATTTTATATTCCACCAGGGCTTTATTGACGGCCTCGGATTGACCCTTAATGAAAATCATATGGTAAATCAAATTTTTTACCTGGATGATAAACAAAAATGGCGGAAACTCCTTGATAACAAAATCGAAGAACTTCAAAAAAGTTCAAACTTTGGATCCCAGAACAAGGTTGTGCTGGGTAAAATTCAGCATATCCTTGACCAGATAAATGCGGATGATACTTCCAGAATTATCCGTGGCCATCTCAATGTCATCTATTGGGCTAAGGAAGCCGGAGAGCTGGCTCAGATAGCTTCGAAAGTAAAGACTAAATTTAAGGAACTGGATATTACGCCGTACTACCCACGGGGAGAAGAACGTAAAAATTATGTTCTAAATAGTTACTGTTGCTTTTCTTCCAACTTTTCCAATGCAGATTTATATGTGACTGATTTAAAGCACGCTCTTTGCCTGCTGATCAATAACACTAATTACAAATCGGATCCTACAGGAATCATCTTTAACGACCGGGAACATAATATCCCTGTGCTAAAGGATGTATGGGACGAGAAGAAGAAGCGTATTAAAGCACGAAACTTTGCCATTTTTGCTCCTACAGGGGAAGGAAAATCTTTCCTGGCCAATAATATTCTGCGGCAGTACTTCGAGAGCGGAGTACGCCTGGTGATCATTGATCTTGGTGGATCCTATACAAAATTCGCAAAGTTATATCCTGAAAATTATATAGTGCTAAGATATGAAAGTGGAAAAAATTTGGGCATTAATCCATTTTACATCAGTAACTCAAAGGATATCACGCCTGAACGCCTGGAAGATTTGTCAATGTTCCTGTTTGAATTGTTCGGTTCCGATTTAAAAGTGACCAAAACACAGTCTGTTTCGGTAAAAAAAATATTGCGCCACTACTATTCGAATGTTTCTGAAAAACATTCCCTGGATAGTTTTTATCGGTTTATAGAAAGCAATCAAAAAGATCTACTTCCAAAACTCAAGATCCATCCCGATTATTTCAACACAGTCAACTTTCTACACGTGATGTCCGAATATGTTGGGGATGGCCTGTACAGCTTTCTTTTTGAGATTAGCGAGGACCAGACCTATAAAATTGAGGACAAACGATTGATTGTTTTTGAGCTTGATGAAGTAAAGGATAATAAGGAAGTTCTTTCGGTAATGCTTAAGCTGATCAAATCTGCTATCCAGCGAACCATTTGGAAAAACCCTGCGGAGAAAGGAATTATCCTGTTTGATGAATTTGCGAAGCAGTTGAAATTCGAGAATGTACTGGAAAGCGTGGAATTTTATTATCAGGCGATTCGGAAACAGAACGGGGCAATCGGTATCATCTTACAATCTATTAACCAGCTGCCGAACAATTCCACCTCGGCAAGTATCCTGGAGAACACCCAGGTCATTTACAGCCTCCACAATGAAAAGGGATATAACGAGCTGGCCAAGCGGTTAAACCTTTCCAGTCACGATCTTAACCAGTTAAAATCCATCAGGAACAATCTTTCCGGAGTTCGCAAGTACACCGAGATGTTTATCAAGATTGGGAAGGAAAGCAATGTCTTTCGGCTTGAAGTACCAAGGGAAGTTTATGCAGCTTATCTGACCGATGGATTCGAAAATGAAGAAATAATGAAGCTTTATGAAAAACATCAGGACATGGAGAAAGCAATTACAGAGTATTCATCCAAAAAAATAAAAATATGA
- a CDS encoding asparaginase domain-containing protein, translating into MIHILTTGGTIEGLDYDQKQSARKISISNFLKAANVSFSFSIEEVFQKDSRSITFEDRDYLAEKIQTSKASKILVSHGTFTMEETAEHIGKLNLNKTIVLVGSFILGSSKNTDAPFNLGYAICALQFLKPDVYVAMNGRIFHWKNVTKNLGTNKFERKDEKQ; encoded by the coding sequence TTGATACATATACTTACAACAGGTGGCACCATCGAAGGACTGGATTATGATCAAAAACAAAGCGCCAGGAAAATTTCAATAAGTAATTTTCTGAAAGCGGCGAATGTTTCATTTTCTTTTTCCATAGAAGAGGTTTTCCAAAAAGATAGCCGATCTATAACATTTGAAGACCGAGATTATTTGGCAGAAAAAATCCAAACCTCAAAAGCTTCAAAAATTTTAGTATCTCACGGTACTTTCACTATGGAAGAAACTGCTGAGCATATAGGAAAACTTAACCTTAATAAAACAATCGTTCTCGTAGGTTCATTTATCTTGGGTTCATCAAAGAACACGGATGCTCCATTCAATTTAGGCTATGCAATATGTGCCTTACAATTTTTAAAGCCAGATGTCTATGTGGCTATGAACGGTAGGATTTTTCATTGGAAAAATGTTACCAAAAATTTGGGGACAAATAAATTTGAGCGTAAAGATGAGAAACAATGA